In Candidatus Margulisiibacteriota bacterium, the sequence TTGAACCCACGGTACCCGCGAGGGCACAACGGTTTTCAAGACCGCCGCAATCGACCACTCTGCCACTCCTCCGAAAGTCAATTGAAATTATACAACAACTGCGAAAATAAAAATAACACCGCTGGAAATGTTATACAAACTGGATACTGATAAAAAGTTTTGCCGGTAGAAAAGGTGTGCGGATTAAGAATTACAGGAAAAGATTTTACTAATTAAAAGTTAGTAAGCAACGCAGAACTTACATCGGATAAAAAATACACAAACTGACTTATATTATAAATTCGCGCTTTTTTTAAAGCCGGGCAAATTTGCTGCCGATATACATTCGCCAGCAGAGGATCAGGATCGACGCCACCGGCAGAGAAAAGATCATGCCCCAAATGCCCCAGATCTCCGTGCCCAGCAGCATGACCAAAAAAACCATGAGCGGTGAAAGGCGTGTGCTTTTGCTTAAAATTTGCGGCGCGATAATATTGGCGAGTATGGCCTGCATGATGCAAAAAAAGATCACGATCGGCAGCGCCAAATACAACTGGTCTGGAAAAGAGACCATTACGGCCGGTAGAGCCGCCAAAACCGGCCCGAAAAACGGAATAAATTGCATAAAACCGTTCCACAGCGCCAGCAGCAGGGGAAATTTGAGGCCGATCAGCAGATAAAAAATCCACACGGCCAGCGAACTGATCACCGAAAGCAGCACTTGTCCGACGAAATAGCCGGTGATGATTTTGTAGATCATGGTCAGGGTTTTTTTCTCTTTACTGCTGGCTTCGCGCAGGAGCGACGCTTTAAATTTTTCCACCGGCTTGGTGTCAAACAGCATGTAGATCAGCAGCACATAAGCGACCAAAAATTGTAGCACCGAAGTGATCGTGCGTGACAGCGAATTAACGATGTCTTTG encodes:
- a CDS encoding AI-2E family transporter gives rise to the protein MAANNPRSSILTWLRWLFEFIAAHKYWVMLAVLCLAARVLAPTTFWIGAVALFLYLLMHPFTEYLYGKIHSRRLAALLSIVLLTAALIFVISLVVPALIMQTFELLKNSQNINAQISMLTGELQNKFQQFQELLPAQAQDSIRENISQYLVLGSNSILGFFKDIVNSLSRTITSVLQFLVAYVLLIYMLFDTKPVEKFKASLLREASSKEKKTLTMIYKIITGYFVGQVLLSVISSLAVWIFYLLIGLKFPLLLALWNGFMQFIPFFGPVLAALPAVMVSFPDQLYLALPIVIFFCIMQAILANIIAPQILSKSTRLSPLMVFLVMLLGTEIWGIWGMIFSLPVASILILCWRMYIGSKFARL